The following proteins come from a genomic window of Alosa sapidissima isolate fAloSap1 chromosome 20, fAloSap1.pri, whole genome shotgun sequence:
- the kdm2ab gene encoding lysine-specific demethylase 2A isoform X2, with translation MEDSHTRYSKRLRTGTRRRYQDDGISDDEIDGKRTFDLEEKLQCERFNCNLVKYMEGKDFTFEFIQREGLREPLVFVKSDGLGIQMPDPDFSVSDVKLFVGSRRMIDVMDVNTQKGIEMSMGQWRRYYETPPSQREKLYNVISLEFSHTKLENLVKRPASVDVIDWVDNMWPRHLKERQRDSTNAIIDMQYPKVQKYCLMSVEGSFTDFHIDFGGTSVWYHILRGGKVFWLIPPTPQNLELYENWVLSGKQGDIFLGDKATQCQRIELKQGYTFMIPSGWIHAVYTPVDTLVFGGNFLHSFNIPMQLNIYNIEDRTRVPAKFRYPFYYEMCWYVLERYLYCLTNVSHLTPEFQKHSLGIGLKREDFHEEQEQNGHTKEETDIEKDEEADIKEEEEEDKVEEDKVEEVKKEEEEEEEAAAASPAGKLGVKVHLTPLELEGLWHLLRKLEELPAHKKCVPAGIRNAHALLSDIRRLLEEHADDEPRLSYTGKPIVKWPRRPSWYRPPTPPPAVLYRPRPPGTAPKLSGPRAPRRPAEALRRRRVRCKRCEACLRRECGDCIFCRDMKKFGGPGRLKQTCLRRQCLAPGLPNSAVCAVCGEGNPLGENSTPTLMECSACAKITHPECLKEPIEGVIDKDLPSYWKCPKCVQEKKTESASSSSSDDEEDKSTALEGARVSSAPPAKRAHREGIGVREGRRGRRPLTPSRRLPPPSQRLLLQQQQNRKRAGALELQLRKRIKLERNKIIQSLLRQRSAERGGRGASRGRGASALQSSAHPPVGRGRGRGVRFRGGGRGGGGGGRGSGDLQRGRVERDDTADDTEDEEDEEEERKENRPQQRARRGKEQSQSEEEDNDDEDSEEGEHKNGGGERTDGEEDNEDDEEEDETSAARRPEELGEEARKQSSCLTVKLQQPARGHRDPNAIVPKLEAAITPRSPPTAQQRVSLLRPPLRNGASHASTHPPSATSRAPRSDKPSLTSAARNGRGLSHSGQGSRGHSQTRNTSSSSSSSSSPSSLHLSARDGVSGPSCEKEVWVSVFRYLSQSELCVCMAVCKSWYKWGCDKRLWTKIDMSRCRSISPQALSGIIKRQPVTLDLSWTAISKKQLTWLINRLPGLKDLVLSGCSSMCLSALSSSTCPLLRSLDLRWADGVKDAQIRELLSPPGSNNRSQLRNLHCLRLCGLEISETTLRLIIRHMPLLTRLELSHSPLTDQALNLLTAVGSSTRNTLTHLNLAGCSKLSDRCLAYLKRLSCLRLLDLRSCKGVSRQACETFISELSVTALYCLSDDKLIQRIS, from the exons ATGGAGGACTCACATACACGATACAGCAAGCGCCTG CGCACTGGAACACGCCGACGATACCAAGATGATGGAATCTCTGATGACGAGATTGATGGGAAGAGAACCTTTGATCTGGAAGAGAAACTACAGTGTGAAAGATTCAATTGTAACCTGGTCAAATACATGGAGGGAAAAG ACTTCACCTTTGAATTCATCCAGAGAGAAGGCCTCCGAGAACCCCTGGTCTTTGTGAAGTCAGACGGTCTTGGAATCCA AATGCCAGATCCAGATTTCAGTGTGAGCGACGTGAAGCTGTTTGTAG GGAGTCGTAGAATGATCGATGTGATGGATGTGAACACTCAAAAGGGTATTGAGATGTCCATGGGCCAGTGGAGGCGCTACTACGAGACGCCGCCTTCCCAGAGGGAGAAGCTCTACAACGTCATCAGCCTGGAGTTCAGTCACACCAAACTGGAGAACCTGGTCAAGAGACCTGCATCG GTGGACGTGATCGACTGGGTGGACAATATGTGGCCCCGCCATCTGAAGGAAAGACAGCGGGACTCGACCAACGCCATCATAGACATGCAATATCCCAAAGTACAGAA gtATTGTCTAATGAGTGTCGAAGGATCCTTCACTGATTTCCACATTGATTTTGGTGGGACCTCTGTTTGGTACCACATCCTACGAGGAGGAAAG GTGTTCTGGTTGATTCCACCCACGCCCCAAAACCTGGAGCTGTACGAGAACTGGGTGTTGTCAGGGAAACAAGGGGACATCTTCCTGGGGGACAAAGCAACACAGTGCCAGCGCATTGAGCTCAAACAGGGATACACCTTTATGATACCCTCAG gatGGATTCATGCCGTGTACACTCCTGTGGATACTCTGGTGTTCGGAGGAAACTTTCTCCACAGCTTCAACATTCCCATGCAGCTCAACATCTATAATATTGAGGACAGGACAAGG GTGCCGGCTAAGTTCCGTTACCCTTTCTACTACGAGATGTGTTGGTATGTGCTGGAACGGTACCTTTACTGCTTGACCAACGTCTCACACCTCACCCCAGAGTTTCAGAAGCACTCACTCGGTATTG GCCTGAAACGAGAAGACTTCCACGAGGAGCAGGAACAGAACGGCCACACCAAAGAGGAGACAGACATAGAAAAGGACGAGGAAGCCGATAtcaaagaggaagaagaagaagacaaagTAGAAGAAGACAAAGTAGAAGAGgtgaaaaaagaggaagaggaggaggaggaagcagcAGCTGCATCTCCAGCTGGGAAGCTGGGCGTGAAGGTACACCTGACGCCGCTGGAGCTGGAGGGCCTGTGGCACCTGCTGAGGAAGCTGGAGGAACTCCCCGCCCACAAGAAGTGTGTTCCTGCCGGCATTCGCAACGCCCACGCCCTGCTCAGCGACATACGG AGGTTGCTGGAAGAACATGCTGATGATGAACCCAGATTGTCCTACACTGGAAAACCCATTGTGAAGTGGCCCAGACGG CCCTCATGGTACCGCCCCCCGACCCCTCCCCCCGCAGTGCTCTACCGCCCGCGGCCCCCCGGGACTGCGCCCAAGCTGTCGGGGCCCCGGGCCCCCAGGCGGCCTGCCGAGGCGCTGCGGCGAAGACGCGTGCGCTGCAAGCGCTGCGAGGCCTGCCTGCGGAGGGAGTGTGGCGACTGCATATTCTGCCGCGACATGAAGAAGTTCGGCGGACCCGGTCGCCTCAAGCAGACCTGCCTGCGACGCCAGTGTCTCGCG CCGGGTTTGCCCAACTCGgctgtgtgtgccgtgtgtggtGAGGGCAATCCCCTAGGAGAGAATTCCACCCCTACACTCATGGAATGCTCTGCCTGTGCCAAGATCACACACCCCGAGTGTCTGaag GAACCTATAGAGGGTGTGATTGACAAGGACTTACCTAGTTATTGGAAGTGTCCCAAGTGTGTCcaggagaaaaaaacagag TCggctagcagcagcagtagtgatGACGAGGAGGATAAAAGCACTGCTCTCGAGGGCGCCCGAGTCTCGTCGGCGCCCCCAGCTAAGCGCGCCCACAGGGAAGGCATCGGGGTGCGCGAGGGCCGCAGAGGACGGCGCCCGCTGACCCCCTCCAGGCGCCTGCCGCCCCCGTCCCAGAGGCTGTTGCTCCAGCAACAGCAGAACAGGAAGAGGGCAGGAGCACTGGAACTACAGCTCAGGAAGCGG ATTAAATTGGAACGAAATAAGATCATACAGTCG CTCCTGCGCCAGCGCAGTGCAGAGAGGGGGGGCCGCGGAGCGTCCAGGGGTAGAGGGGCGTCGGCCTTGCAGAGCTCCGCCCATCCGCCTGTGGGCCGTGGAAGGGGGCGGGGCGTCCGTTTtcggggaggagggagaggcggAGGAGGCGGGGGGAGAGGGAGCGGGGACTTGCAGCGCGGCAGAGTCGAGCGGGACGACACGGCCGACGACACcgaggacgaggaggacgaagaggaggagaggaaggagaaccGGCCGCAGCAGCGGGCCCGACGAGGGAAGGAGCAGTCGCAGTCCGAGGAGGAGGACAACGACGACGAGGACAGCGAAGAGGGAGAGCACAAGAACGGTGGAGGGGAGAGAACCGACGGAGAGGAAGACAATGAGGATGACGAGGAGGAAGACGAGACGAGCGCAGCACGGAGGCCGGAGGAGCTGGGCGAGGAGGCGCGGAAGCAGAGCTCCTGCCTGACGGTGAAGCTCCAGCAGCCGGCCCGCGGCCACCGCGACCCCAACGCCATCGTCCCCAAGCTGGAGGCGGCCATCACGCCGCGCTCGCCACCCACCGCCCAGCAGCGCGTCTCCCTGCTGCGGCCTCCGCTCCGCAACGGGGCCTCCCACGCCAGCACTCACCCGCCGTCGGCCACGTCGCGAGCCCCGCGCTCCGATAAACCCTCGCTGACCAGCGCGGCCCGTAACGGGAGAGGGCTCTCCCACTCTGGCCAGGGCTCCCGAGGCCACTCACAAACCCGCAACACCTCatcgtcctcctcctcatcgTCCTCTCCTTCGTCGCTCCATCTCTCGGCCCGGGACGGGGTGAGCGGGCCGAGCTGTGAGAAGGAGGTGTGGGTGTCCGTGTTCCGCTACCTGAGCCAGTCCGAACTCTGTGTCTGCATGGCCGTCTGCAAGAGTTGGTACAAGTG GGGCTGTGACAAGCGCTTGTGGACAAAGATCGACATGAGCCGCTGTCGCTCCATCAGCCCTCAGGCGCTCTCGGGCATCATTAAACGCCAGCCCGTCACCCTGGACCTCTCCTGGACCGCCATCTCAAAGAAGCAGCTCACCTGGCTCATTAACAGACTACCAG GATTAAAAGACCTGGTATTATCGGGGTGCTCTTCGATGTGCCTCTCTGCCCTGAGCTCCTCCACCTGTCCTCTACTGCGCTCCCTGGACCTGCGTTGGGCTGATGGGGTCAAAGATGCCCAGATCAGAGAGCTACTGAGTCCTCCAG GCTCCAACAACCGTTCGCAGCTGCGGAACCTCCACTGCCTGCGCCTCTGTGGACTGGAGATCAGCGAGACCACGCTGCGGCTCATCATCCGCCACATGCCGCTGCTGACGCGCCTGGAGCTCTCCCACAGCCCCCTCACCGACCAGGCCCTCAACCTGCTCACCGCCGTCGGGTCGTCCACtcgcaacacactcacacacctcaaCCTCGCCG GATGCAGTAAGCTGTCGGATCGGTGTCTGGCGTACCTGAAGCGGCTGTCGTGTTTGCGCCTGCTGGACCTACGCAGCTGCAAGGGAGTGTCGCGTCAGGCCTGCGAGACCTTTATCTCCGAACTGTCTGTCACTGCGCTCTACTGCCTATCAGATGACAAGCTCATCCAGAGGATATCATGA
- the kdm2ab gene encoding lysine-specific demethylase 2A isoform X3: MEDSHTRYSKRLRTGTRRRYQDDGISDDEIDGKRTFDLEEKLQCERFNCNLVKYMEGKDFTFEFIQREGLREPLVFVKSDGLGIQMPDPDFSVSDVKLFVGSRRMIDVMDVNTQKGIEMSMGQWRRYYETPPSQREKLYNVISLEFSHTKLENLVKRPASVDVIDWVDNMWPRHLKERQRDSTNAIIDMQYPKVQKYCLMSVEGSFTDFHIDFGGTSVWYHILRGGKVFWLIPPTPQNLELYENWVLSGKQGDIFLGDKATQCQRIELKQGYTFMIPSGWIHAVYTPVDTLVFGGNFLHSFNIPMQLNIYNIEDRTRVPAKFRYPFYYEMCWYVLERYLYCLTNVSHLTPEFQKHSLGIGLKREDFHEEQEQNGHTKEETDIEKDEEADIKEEEEEDKVEEDKVEEVKKEEEEEEEAAAASPAGKLGVKVHLTPLELEGLWHLLRKLEELPAHKKCVPAGIRNAHALLSDIRRLLEEHADDEPRLSYTGKPIVKWPRRPSWYRPPTPPPAVLYRPRPPGTAPKLSGPRAPRRPAEALRRRRVRCKRCEACLRRECGDCIFCRDMKKFGGPGRLKQTCLRRQCLAPGLPNSAVCAVCGEGNPLGENSTPTLMECSACAKITHPECLKSASSSSSDDEEDKSTALEGARVSSAPPAKRAHREGIGVREGRRGRRPLTPSRRLPPPSQRLLLQQQQNRKRAGALELQLRKRIKLERNKIIQSKPSSLSLSPKLLRQRSAERGGRGASRGRGASALQSSAHPPVGRGRGRGVRFRGGGRGGGGGGRGSGDLQRGRVERDDTADDTEDEEDEEEERKENRPQQRARRGKEQSQSEEEDNDDEDSEEGEHKNGGGERTDGEEDNEDDEEEDETSAARRPEELGEEARKQSSCLTVKLQQPARGHRDPNAIVPKLEAAITPRSPPTAQQRVSLLRPPLRNGASHASTHPPSATSRAPRSDKPSLTSAARNGRGLSHSGQGSRGHSQTRNTSSSSSSSSSPSSLHLSARDGVSGPSCEKEVWVSVFRYLSQSELCVCMAVCKSWYKWGCDKRLWTKIDMSRCRSISPQALSGIIKRQPVTLDLSWTAISKKQLTWLINRLPGLKDLVLSGCSSMCLSALSSSTCPLLRSLDLRWADGVKDAQIRELLSPPGSNNRSQLRNLHCLRLCGLEISETTLRLIIRHMPLLTRLELSHSPLTDQALNLLTAVGSSTRNTLTHLNLAGCSKLSDRCLAYLKRLSCLRLLDLRSCKGVSRQACETFISELSVTALYCLSDDKLIQRIS, from the exons ATGGAGGACTCACATACACGATACAGCAAGCGCCTG CGCACTGGAACACGCCGACGATACCAAGATGATGGAATCTCTGATGACGAGATTGATGGGAAGAGAACCTTTGATCTGGAAGAGAAACTACAGTGTGAAAGATTCAATTGTAACCTGGTCAAATACATGGAGGGAAAAG ACTTCACCTTTGAATTCATCCAGAGAGAAGGCCTCCGAGAACCCCTGGTCTTTGTGAAGTCAGACGGTCTTGGAATCCA AATGCCAGATCCAGATTTCAGTGTGAGCGACGTGAAGCTGTTTGTAG GGAGTCGTAGAATGATCGATGTGATGGATGTGAACACTCAAAAGGGTATTGAGATGTCCATGGGCCAGTGGAGGCGCTACTACGAGACGCCGCCTTCCCAGAGGGAGAAGCTCTACAACGTCATCAGCCTGGAGTTCAGTCACACCAAACTGGAGAACCTGGTCAAGAGACCTGCATCG GTGGACGTGATCGACTGGGTGGACAATATGTGGCCCCGCCATCTGAAGGAAAGACAGCGGGACTCGACCAACGCCATCATAGACATGCAATATCCCAAAGTACAGAA gtATTGTCTAATGAGTGTCGAAGGATCCTTCACTGATTTCCACATTGATTTTGGTGGGACCTCTGTTTGGTACCACATCCTACGAGGAGGAAAG GTGTTCTGGTTGATTCCACCCACGCCCCAAAACCTGGAGCTGTACGAGAACTGGGTGTTGTCAGGGAAACAAGGGGACATCTTCCTGGGGGACAAAGCAACACAGTGCCAGCGCATTGAGCTCAAACAGGGATACACCTTTATGATACCCTCAG gatGGATTCATGCCGTGTACACTCCTGTGGATACTCTGGTGTTCGGAGGAAACTTTCTCCACAGCTTCAACATTCCCATGCAGCTCAACATCTATAATATTGAGGACAGGACAAGG GTGCCGGCTAAGTTCCGTTACCCTTTCTACTACGAGATGTGTTGGTATGTGCTGGAACGGTACCTTTACTGCTTGACCAACGTCTCACACCTCACCCCAGAGTTTCAGAAGCACTCACTCGGTATTG GCCTGAAACGAGAAGACTTCCACGAGGAGCAGGAACAGAACGGCCACACCAAAGAGGAGACAGACATAGAAAAGGACGAGGAAGCCGATAtcaaagaggaagaagaagaagacaaagTAGAAGAAGACAAAGTAGAAGAGgtgaaaaaagaggaagaggaggaggaggaagcagcAGCTGCATCTCCAGCTGGGAAGCTGGGCGTGAAGGTACACCTGACGCCGCTGGAGCTGGAGGGCCTGTGGCACCTGCTGAGGAAGCTGGAGGAACTCCCCGCCCACAAGAAGTGTGTTCCTGCCGGCATTCGCAACGCCCACGCCCTGCTCAGCGACATACGG AGGTTGCTGGAAGAACATGCTGATGATGAACCCAGATTGTCCTACACTGGAAAACCCATTGTGAAGTGGCCCAGACGG CCCTCATGGTACCGCCCCCCGACCCCTCCCCCCGCAGTGCTCTACCGCCCGCGGCCCCCCGGGACTGCGCCCAAGCTGTCGGGGCCCCGGGCCCCCAGGCGGCCTGCCGAGGCGCTGCGGCGAAGACGCGTGCGCTGCAAGCGCTGCGAGGCCTGCCTGCGGAGGGAGTGTGGCGACTGCATATTCTGCCGCGACATGAAGAAGTTCGGCGGACCCGGTCGCCTCAAGCAGACCTGCCTGCGACGCCAGTGTCTCGCG CCGGGTTTGCCCAACTCGgctgtgtgtgccgtgtgtggtGAGGGCAATCCCCTAGGAGAGAATTCCACCCCTACACTCATGGAATGCTCTGCCTGTGCCAAGATCACACACCCCGAGTGTCTGaag TCggctagcagcagcagtagtgatGACGAGGAGGATAAAAGCACTGCTCTCGAGGGCGCCCGAGTCTCGTCGGCGCCCCCAGCTAAGCGCGCCCACAGGGAAGGCATCGGGGTGCGCGAGGGCCGCAGAGGACGGCGCCCGCTGACCCCCTCCAGGCGCCTGCCGCCCCCGTCCCAGAGGCTGTTGCTCCAGCAACAGCAGAACAGGAAGAGGGCAGGAGCACTGGAACTACAGCTCAGGAAGCGG ATTAAATTGGAACGAAATAAGATCATACAGTCG AAGccgtcctctctttctctctcccctaaGCTCCTGCGCCAGCGCAGTGCAGAGAGGGGGGGCCGCGGAGCGTCCAGGGGTAGAGGGGCGTCGGCCTTGCAGAGCTCCGCCCATCCGCCTGTGGGCCGTGGAAGGGGGCGGGGCGTCCGTTTtcggggaggagggagaggcggAGGAGGCGGGGGGAGAGGGAGCGGGGACTTGCAGCGCGGCAGAGTCGAGCGGGACGACACGGCCGACGACACcgaggacgaggaggacgaagaggaggagaggaaggagaaccGGCCGCAGCAGCGGGCCCGACGAGGGAAGGAGCAGTCGCAGTCCGAGGAGGAGGACAACGACGACGAGGACAGCGAAGAGGGAGAGCACAAGAACGGTGGAGGGGAGAGAACCGACGGAGAGGAAGACAATGAGGATGACGAGGAGGAAGACGAGACGAGCGCAGCACGGAGGCCGGAGGAGCTGGGCGAGGAGGCGCGGAAGCAGAGCTCCTGCCTGACGGTGAAGCTCCAGCAGCCGGCCCGCGGCCACCGCGACCCCAACGCCATCGTCCCCAAGCTGGAGGCGGCCATCACGCCGCGCTCGCCACCCACCGCCCAGCAGCGCGTCTCCCTGCTGCGGCCTCCGCTCCGCAACGGGGCCTCCCACGCCAGCACTCACCCGCCGTCGGCCACGTCGCGAGCCCCGCGCTCCGATAAACCCTCGCTGACCAGCGCGGCCCGTAACGGGAGAGGGCTCTCCCACTCTGGCCAGGGCTCCCGAGGCCACTCACAAACCCGCAACACCTCatcgtcctcctcctcatcgTCCTCTCCTTCGTCGCTCCATCTCTCGGCCCGGGACGGGGTGAGCGGGCCGAGCTGTGAGAAGGAGGTGTGGGTGTCCGTGTTCCGCTACCTGAGCCAGTCCGAACTCTGTGTCTGCATGGCCGTCTGCAAGAGTTGGTACAAGTG GGGCTGTGACAAGCGCTTGTGGACAAAGATCGACATGAGCCGCTGTCGCTCCATCAGCCCTCAGGCGCTCTCGGGCATCATTAAACGCCAGCCCGTCACCCTGGACCTCTCCTGGACCGCCATCTCAAAGAAGCAGCTCACCTGGCTCATTAACAGACTACCAG GATTAAAAGACCTGGTATTATCGGGGTGCTCTTCGATGTGCCTCTCTGCCCTGAGCTCCTCCACCTGTCCTCTACTGCGCTCCCTGGACCTGCGTTGGGCTGATGGGGTCAAAGATGCCCAGATCAGAGAGCTACTGAGTCCTCCAG GCTCCAACAACCGTTCGCAGCTGCGGAACCTCCACTGCCTGCGCCTCTGTGGACTGGAGATCAGCGAGACCACGCTGCGGCTCATCATCCGCCACATGCCGCTGCTGACGCGCCTGGAGCTCTCCCACAGCCCCCTCACCGACCAGGCCCTCAACCTGCTCACCGCCGTCGGGTCGTCCACtcgcaacacactcacacacctcaaCCTCGCCG GATGCAGTAAGCTGTCGGATCGGTGTCTGGCGTACCTGAAGCGGCTGTCGTGTTTGCGCCTGCTGGACCTACGCAGCTGCAAGGGAGTGTCGCGTCAGGCCTGCGAGACCTTTATCTCCGAACTGTCTGTCACTGCGCTCTACTGCCTATCAGATGACAAGCTCATCCAGAGGATATCATGA